A DNA window from Mytilus edulis chromosome 14, xbMytEdul2.2, whole genome shotgun sequence contains the following coding sequences:
- the LOC139503014 gene encoding uncharacterized protein: MFCTSCDARLHLADIESERRYGLGSILFIRCQNSVCSSLNDVKTGKRNNGTFDINSKLALAMVHTGMGPVQINNLLAALNLPPVVPSTLKRREQKIDTTLETVAKKSCLEAQKEEIEKGNGKMEVSFDGGWQKRGTGWNYNSNTGHASLIGKETGKVLQFSLRSKSCQICALHQSKNHTIPVHECSKNWDGSSKAMEPDMAISMARELEETGCAIDVIHGDNDSTTTSRLKAVFPSIEKKDDSNHTKKGITSKLYKLSHKYKVLKQPNVISYIGRCFMYAIKECQTKEPESLRKSLDIIVPHLYGDHSLCASEDATWCSYQKNPSQFRYRSLPQGKPLTCPSLQTDLKAIVNSQKDRAACLTNLGSTQANENFNFIVSTKAPKNKSFGSSKSLTGRISASVLQKNEGHKYLEKVNKAVGLSPGEFTFRMALKIAAKRKLQKAKQISLQAKRKRLLKKILKSRKEATKEIHEGVTYYQAAELHQDEELTQTTEIPNRLTLPENAFTYVVFDTETTGRGRNSDILQIAAGDDFNVYAQPRCEISEQASAVNMLRYDRGTNTMFHRGIPVLSKPIQEALLDFIEYLKKVPQPILVGHNACNFDIPIVCNRMSEFKLFSEFSSHVFGFVDTLKISKRIFQKCDVGNYKQENLVSKLTNCTYQAHDAKEDVRVLTTLFTEKIEKEVLDEDLFHISFHDVKKRYDEILQQKFMSLAAVTKLARNGVSPLHLRLAHNRNSGLKLLLTDLHIRLTNKNLTSVISFLEKEE; this comes from the exons CCATGGTACACACAGGAATGGGCCCAGTACAGATTAACAACTTGCTTGCAGCTTTAAATTTACCACCAGTTGTGCCGTCCACTCTTAAGAGAAGGGAACAAAAGATCGATACAACTCTGGAGACTGTAGCCAAAAAATCTTGTCTTGAGGCCCAAAAGGAAGAAATTGAAAAGGGAAATGGAAAG atggaagtAAGCTTTGACGGTGGGTGGCAGAAAAGGGGTACAGGATGGAATTATAATAGTAATACAG GCCATGCATCATTAATTGGGAAAGAAACAGGAAAGGTACTGCAGTTCTCTCTTAGAAGTAAATCTTGCCAGATATGTGCCCTACATCAGAGCAAAAACCACACTATACCTGTACATGAATGTTCAAAAAACTGGGATGGTTCTAGTAAGGCAATGGAGCCTGACATGGCAATATCAATGGCCAGAGAGTTAGAGGAAACTGGATGTGCAATAGATGTCATCCATGGTGATAATGACTCGACCACAACTTCTCGACTGAAAGCTGTTTTCCCTTCCATTGAGAAGAAAGATGACAGTAACCACACTAAAAAAGGCATCACATCAAAACTATATAAGCTTAGCCACAAATATAAAGTTCTAAAACaaccaaatgtaatatcttaCATTGGGAGATGCTTCATGTACGCCATAAAAGAATGCCAGACAAAAGAGCCAGAGAGTCTTAGAAAATCACTGGATATTATAGTTCCACATTTATATGGTGACCACTCTCTTTGTGCCAGTGAAGATGCTACCTGGTGCAGTTATCAGAAGAATCCTTCTCAATTCAG GTACCGCAGTCTACCGCAGGGTAAGCCTCTCACATGTCCAAGTCTTCAGACAGATCTTAAAGCCATTGTAAACAGCCAAAAAGATAGAGCTGCCTGCTTGACCAACTTAGGATCAACCCAAGCAAATGAGAATTTTAATTTCATAGTTTCAACAAAAGCTCCAAAAAACAA GTCATTTGGATCAAGCAAATCTCTGACAGGGAGAATTTCAGCATCTGTTCTGCAGAAGAACGAGGGTCACAAGTATTTAGAAAAG GTTAACAAGGCTGTAGGATTATCACCAGGAGAATTTACCTTCAGAATGGCCTTAAAAATTGCTGCTAAGAGAAAGCTTCAAAAAGCGAAGCAGATTAGTTTACAAGCAAAGAGGAAACgtctgttgaaaaaaatattgaaaagtcgGAAAGAAGCAACTAAGGAAATTCATGAAGGTGTTACCTACTACCAAGCTGCTGAATTACATCAAGATGAAGAACTAACCCAAACAACAGAAATTCCCAATAGATTAACACTACCTGAAAATGCCTTTACATATGTTGTATTTGATACAGAAACAACTGGCAGAGGGAGAAATAGTGACATTTTGCAAATAGCAGCTGGTGATGATTTTAATGTGTATGCTCAGCCACGTTGTGAAATTTCTGAACAGGCATCTGCTGTGAATATGCTAAGATACGATAGGGGAACAAATACTATGTTCCATAGAGGTATTCCAGTCTTATCAAAACCAATACAGGAAGCTCTTTTGGATTTTATAGAATATCTAAAGAAAGTTCCTCAACCCATACTTGTTGGACACAATGCTTGTAATTTTGACATTCCTATTGTTTGTAATAGAATGTctgaatttaaattattttcagaattttcttctcatgtttttggttttgttgacactctgaaaatttcaaaaagaatcttCCAAAAGTGTGATGTTGGCAACTACAAGCAGGAAAATCTCGTCAGTAAACTTACAAACTGCACTTATCAAGCACATGATGCAAAAGAAGATGTGAGAGTATTGACTACTTTATTCACAGAAAAAATAGAGAAGGAAGTGCTTGATGAAGACCTTTTCCACATATCCTTTCATGATGTGAAGAAAAGAtatgatgaaattttacaacagaAATTTATGTCATTAGCAGCAGTGACCAAGTTGGCCAGAAATGGTGTCTCTCCACTTCATCTTAGATTAGCGCATAACAGAAACTCTGGTTTAAAGTTATTATTAACTGATCTGCATATAAGATTAACAAACAAGAACTTAACATCTGTGATTAGTTTCCTGGAGAAAGAAGAGTGA
- the LOC139502978 gene encoding cardioacceleratory peptide receptor-like isoform X2, with protein MDIVHNMTSGNVTYNQTTEDVPTNSDLVLKWTSFLIFLGIICSNIVVIVLLHIGDRKSRMGFFVANLAIADFSLGLLYVLPDTLFNRFNVPWNHHLCYISYVYISQVPFYVSTYAIVVISIDRAYVIVKPLAAASTGKHYRYGLALSAWVIGCIIAIPYGVQGRFIEKTGECIHELPSLGFVYFDLCTIIVIPVIVISICYILIIIKIRRRETYGLIKVKNNQPGVDVNRSIQMTAISKAKIKTIKLLLVVVFVYIICWAPITIDSFLLNIKCIESGTWSVVLYVLAPINSLANPLVFLIFNQKMFRRKNICSERR; from the exons ATGGATATAGTTCATAATATGACAAGTGGAAATGTTACCTATAATCAGACCACAGAGGACGTACCAACAAACAGTGATTTG GTTTTGAAATGGACGTCATTCCTCATTTTTCTTGGAATTATATGTTCTAACATTGTTGTCATTGTGTTATTACATATTGGAGATAGAAAGTCAAGAATGGGATTTTTTGTTGCTAATTTAGCGATAGCAG ATTTTTCTTTAGGTCTTTTGTATGTGTTACCAGATACTTTGTTCAATCGGTTCAATGTGCCATGGAATCATCATTTGTGCTATATTTCTTACGTATATATTTCACAAGTTCCTTTTTATGTGTCAACTTATGCAATTGTGGTTATATCAATAGACCgtgcatatgttattgttaaaCCATTGGCAGCTGCATCCACAGGAAAACACTACCGTTATGGGCTTGCACTGTCAGCATGGGTTATTGGCTGCATTATAGCGATACCTTATGGAGTCCAAGGTAGATTTATTGAAAAAACAGGAGAGTGCATACATGAGTTGCCAAGTTTA gGATTTGTATATTTCGATTTATGCACCATAATCGTTATACCAGTTATAGTAATAAGTATTTGTTACATACTTATAATCATCAAAATACGAAGAAGAGAGACATATGGATTAATCAAAGTAAAAAACAACCAACCAG GAGTGGATGTTAACAGAAGTATTCAAATGACAGCTATTTCAAAGGCAAAGATCAAAACCATCAAATTACTGCTGGTAGTTGTTTTTG tATATATAATTTGTTGGGCACCAATAACAATTGATTCGTTTTTGCTCAATATTAAATGCATTGAAAGCGGAACGTGGAGTGTAGTACTCTATGTCCTCGCTCCAATAAACAGCCTTGCAAATCCGTTGGTATTTCTGATTTTTAATCAGAAGATGTTCAGAAGGAAGAATATATGTTCTGAAAGAAGATAA
- the LOC139502978 gene encoding cardioacceleratory peptide receptor-like isoform X1: protein MCFKTSILSFRLFVYASTCRAFSMDIVHNMTSGNVTYNQTTEDVPTNSDLVLKWTSFLIFLGIICSNIVVIVLLHIGDRKSRMGFFVANLAIADFSLGLLYVLPDTLFNRFNVPWNHHLCYISYVYISQVPFYVSTYAIVVISIDRAYVIVKPLAAASTGKHYRYGLALSAWVIGCIIAIPYGVQGRFIEKTGECIHELPSLGFVYFDLCTIIVIPVIVISICYILIIIKIRRRETYGLIKVKNNQPGVDVNRSIQMTAISKAKIKTIKLLLVVVFVYIICWAPITIDSFLLNIKCIESGTWSVVLYVLAPINSLANPLVFLIFNQKMFRRKNICSERR from the exons ATGTGTTTTAAAACATCAATATTATCATTTCGTTTATTCGTTTATGCAAGTACATGTAGGGCTTTCAGCATGGATATAGTTCATAATATGACAAGTGGAAATGTTACCTATAATCAGACCACAGAGGACGTACCAACAAACAGTGATTTG GTTTTGAAATGGACGTCATTCCTCATTTTTCTTGGAATTATATGTTCTAACATTGTTGTCATTGTGTTATTACATATTGGAGATAGAAAGTCAAGAATGGGATTTTTTGTTGCTAATTTAGCGATAGCAG ATTTTTCTTTAGGTCTTTTGTATGTGTTACCAGATACTTTGTTCAATCGGTTCAATGTGCCATGGAATCATCATTTGTGCTATATTTCTTACGTATATATTTCACAAGTTCCTTTTTATGTGTCAACTTATGCAATTGTGGTTATATCAATAGACCgtgcatatgttattgttaaaCCATTGGCAGCTGCATCCACAGGAAAACACTACCGTTATGGGCTTGCACTGTCAGCATGGGTTATTGGCTGCATTATAGCGATACCTTATGGAGTCCAAGGTAGATTTATTGAAAAAACAGGAGAGTGCATACATGAGTTGCCAAGTTTA gGATTTGTATATTTCGATTTATGCACCATAATCGTTATACCAGTTATAGTAATAAGTATTTGTTACATACTTATAATCATCAAAATACGAAGAAGAGAGACATATGGATTAATCAAAGTAAAAAACAACCAACCAG GAGTGGATGTTAACAGAAGTATTCAAATGACAGCTATTTCAAAGGCAAAGATCAAAACCATCAAATTACTGCTGGTAGTTGTTTTTG tATATATAATTTGTTGGGCACCAATAACAATTGATTCGTTTTTGCTCAATATTAAATGCATTGAAAGCGGAACGTGGAGTGTAGTACTCTATGTCCTCGCTCCAATAAACAGCCTTGCAAATCCGTTGGTATTTCTGATTTTTAATCAGAAGATGTTCAGAAGGAAGAATATATGTTCTGAAAGAAGATAA